From Anopheles coluzzii chromosome 3, AcolN3, whole genome shotgun sequence, the proteins below share one genomic window:
- the LOC120954865 gene encoding myoglobin-like has translation MDQTGLTASEKITLFSAWGLIRKDLDVHGRNVLLLLFHKHPRYIAYFDFTDDPNAQSLVDNKSLYDQAIHVFKAVGALIEYGFKDPVLFDATLRKITRRHKDRPVYSEDILTIGEVLLNYLEQALGRQMSDSLPDAFWKLFQTIAGRFPATPKTPIADEGGDDANDPQPTTSQQRDRASDAP, from the exons ATGGATCAAACTGGACTGACGGCTTCGGAGAAAATTACCCTGTTCAGTGCGTGGGGCTTAATTCGCAAGGATTTGGACGTACACGGGCGAAATGTGCTGTTGCT GCTGTTCCACAAACATCCGCGCTACATTGCGTACTTCGATTTCACGGACGATCCCAACGCCCAATCGCTGGTGGACAACAAATCGCTCTACGATCAGGCGATACACGTGTTCAAGGCGGTCGGTGCGCTCATCGAGTACGGTTTCAAGGATCCGGTGCTGTTCGATGCGACGCTGAGAAAGATCACCCGCCGGCACAAGGATCGTCCCGTCTATTCCGAGGACATTCTCACGATTGGTGAGGTATTGCTGAACTACCTGGAGCAGGCGCTGGGGCGCCAAATGTCCGACTCGCTGCCCGATGCGTTCTGGAAGCTTTTCCAAACGATCGCCGGTAGGTTTCCGGCCACTCCTAAGACTCCCATTGCGGACGAGGGCGGCGATGATGCAAACGATCCACAGCCAACAACGAGCCAACAGCGAGATAGGGCATCGGACGCACCTTGA